Within Pseudomonas sp. LBUM920, the genomic segment GTGCTTGATCTTGCCCACCTGGTTATAACGCTGATCACGGCTCACGACCTCTTCGAACACCGCCCACAACTTGCGGCTTTGCCAGGCGTTGAAGTTGCTTTCGAGCTGAGTCTGTCCGACCGTAGCCGCGTACTGTCCATAGAGCAATCCGAAGGCATCGGCGAACAGCAGGCTTTTGCCCGAGCCCTCCATCGTCGAGTGCGCCAGCACCGCCGTATCCATCTTCGCGCCCAAGTGCTGCAACGGGTACGCCAACCACTTCACCAGCCAATCTCGTGACGACTGGTCGTGGTTGCACAGAAATGAAATCAACCACCGCAGGTTCTCGCACGCGGCATCATCGCGCGCCGGCTCCATTGGCAGACCGTCGAACGTGTTGATGTAAATGTTTGGATCCTTGGTCATCGTCGGGTCGAACACGATGTTTTCCACATCGACCACGCGCCGCTCCGGGCTGTTCAACCACATACCGTACATATCGCCGAGGGCCATCTTGACCGCGCCTTCAGCAACCCGCCGCTTCTTTTCCCGGTCCCAAACGTCCTTGGTACCATCGATGTACACGTACCGTTCAATCGGCTCCAGGTTCAGTACACCACCCTTCTTGCCAGCCATCTTGCGGGCTTGCTCGATCTCCTTGACCTTGTCATCCGAGATCAGCTTTTTGCTGGTATCGTCGACCCACTGTTTCGCCAATGGCTTGCCGACGCGAGCCTCAAACGCGGTTTTCTTCATCACCCGCGCCTTGTCGAGATCCCACACTTGCGTGGTGCCTTCGACCAGCACGTAACGCCGCAGCACTTGTTCATAGGTCAGCACCTCTCCCGCCCCCCATCAGCAGCAGGAGCTGCCTTACTTGCCGTCGCACTGGAGTCCTGCTCGCTGGCATCCGCCGATGGGGCCAGGGGAAGATCTTGTGTGGCTGGGCGCGACGCATGCTGCATACCCAACATCCGGGCGGCTACCTTCACCGCCTTCGACTGATCGCCATCGTGGTCCAGCAGGCAAAACACCTCAAACGCGTCATTCTGGTGACCGTTGGCCAACGGATCCGCGCCATGGTGCGAATAGACCTTGCGGTCGGTGACCGTCACACCAGGTAGCCCGGTGCTGCTGTGTGGATACAGCCATTTGTTACCGCGCTTGATGTAATCGTGGGCACGCAACAGCTCTTCCACATCGTGGCATCGGTTGAATTCATCAATCACCGAGGGTTTGCCGTCAGCAGGTGGAGCACGCTTGATAGGTTTCGCGGCGGGCTTCTTCGGTTTCGGAGCCCAAGGGCACGCGGCCTCGGCGCTGCGTTTGAACACATCCCAATTTTGCCAAATGTTCAGCAACTCGTTGGTAAGCACCGGCAGACCATCTGCAGCATTCGGCGGCGTGCGCCAGGTGTACGGCTTGCCAGTGCCCGGGTGAATCGATGGCGGGAACACGTCCTGCACCAGGCCCGCACGAAGTTCAAACACCGTGAAGCGTTTGTATTCCTCAGCCTCGGCTTTCGCAGCAGCCTCGCCTGCAGCATTCCCCTGCTCTTTTGCCGCTTTCGAGCGAGCCATCAACCCCTTGTGAATCGACCCATCGGGGTCTTTCTCATTGGGCCAAGAAAGCGAGTGGCGCGTCAGCTCAATGTCATCCGGCATTTTAAACAGCACGCGGAACCGCAAAGGGTTGCCCACGATGGTCGGATAAACCACTGCCATGGCATCTAGATCGAGGCCCATCTGGTCGAACAATACAAACCGCGCCCACTGCACATCGTCCACGTCCAACGAGCAGACACGGCTAGGCCCGAGCACTACGCCCATGTTGTGATTTGGATTGCGCTGCCAGAAAGTTTCGGCGGCAACCGGGTCGGTGATGTAACCGCCCGGCTTGTTCCAGCCCATGCCCTTCGGCGCTTTTTCGCCAGGGTCAATTGGGACCAGGGCAAGGCTAAAGGTTTCGATGTAGCGGCGAGCCCAGGACGATATCGCTGTGCTGGTGGATTGCTCACTCATCGCCGCCGCTCCCGCAACCCCTGGCAACTGACGCAGGTAGCACAACCCTGGATCGTCTGCTGACGAAGTAACGGGATAGGCTCGTCGCAATCCTCACAGAATTGCGCGCTGAGGGAGCACGTTGGGCGTGGACGGCTCGCCAGTGCGAGCTGTCGGAAATGCTCAGCAGCATCGTTGGCGATATCGATATCATCAGACATTGTCAGTGCCCTCCATAGCCTTGCGCGCACCAGCCATGATGCCCAGCACCTCGCGGATAACATCCATGCCGCGCTGTTCCAGCAGGAGGACTTCGTGGGGTTCCCAGATGTTATCGGCGGCGCCGTCGTGCATGCAGGCCACGAACTGGCCTGACTCCTCAAGCATCTTGCCGACGGCCTTCAACGCATCGGCAGTTGCCGGTACCGGAATTGGCTTGTACCAAACGGCACCCGCCGGCCTTACCAGGGCATCTAACAGGCAAGGATCGGCGGTCAGCCTGATCACCTCTTCCATTTCGTCAGGATCCAGCCAGCGCCGCTCTTCGTCGTGCTTGACCTTCTTCTGCAGGCTGTCGTAATCGAGCACCATGTCCAGCGCCAAAGCAGTCACGCCGCCCCGGTAATCATGGGCCGCGCGGTAGATCGCTTTGCGCAGAGAAAGAACCGGCCCAGTGGCCGGTGATTGATCTGTTCGACTCATAACCGTAAATACCTCTTTTACGGTCTAGCCATAGAAACGGGCACGCCCTATCCTACGACCACGACCGATGTGCATGTGCTGTGTGTCGTCGTAGCCGGGCTGGGGGATCTTTGGTGAGAGGCCTCAGTCCGGCACCTTTTCAAGCTGCCGATTTCAAGCCAGCTGCTTCTTTTTCTTGGGAATAAAGGCTCTCAATAGCTTTTCCAGTTACATACCGAACATCCGCCCCCTTGGCTGCCCGATTAATTGTTGGCTGTGTCGTACCCACACGCTCTGCAATGACGCGCTGGGATAAACCAGTGCTCAGTAACTCCGCGAGCATTTGCTGAATAGTCATATCAATCACCGATGCGCTTTCGCATTGACCGCCACAATACACAAACGTATTGATTGATTCAATACACTTGATGATACGTTTCTGAATCAAGGCAGGAAAAAAGTGATTGGCGATCGCATTGCTCAGCGTATGCATGAGATGAATTTGTCCGAAGGCGAACTTGGCCGGCGCTCTGGCGTTCCCCAACCGACGATACACAGGATTGTGACCAACGCAGTTGCCAGCCCACGCCACCAAAACGTCGAAAAGATTGCAAAGGCTCTCAAGGTCAGCAGCAACTGGCTGTGGAAGGGGGGCGATCAATCAGACCAAGGGGCCAAACAAATTAATGGCGCCGCAGCCGAGGAGCATAATGTTGAGCCGGGCCCAACCATCAAGGGATATGTACCATTGATATCGTGGGTTCAAGCTGGGGCATGGTGCGAAATCACGGACGTTAAAACGCTCGATGATGCAGAGCTATGGCTTCCCTGCGCCGCCTCTCACAGTAACCAAAGCTACGCTTTGCGTGTGAGGGGGCTATCTATGTTCAACCAACACGAGCGCCGCTCTTTCCGCGACGGCGATATAATTTTCGTCGACCCGGCGAAAGAGGCTGAAAATGGATCGCTTGTTATCGCAAAACTAGTCGAAAGCCAGGAAGCGACCTTCAAGCAGCTGGTAATGGAGGGAAGCAGACGCTTTTTAAAACCATTGAATCCTGCGTGGCCGGAGCCAATTATTGAGCTGAGCCAAGACGCCACGATTTGCGGGGTTGTATTCTCCAAGCTCGAAATTTTTTAAGTAGCTATCAGCACGAAGGCACGCTTGATGCGTGCCTTTTTATGCCCAGACCAAAATCAATTCAAATACGTATTGACTGGATCAATACGCATTTGTATCGTTTGCATAGTTACCTCTCACCAAAGAGTACGAACCATGCAAACGACACAGCACAGCAACACCCGCTGCCCGGTCTACCTTCACCCGGCGGCGGCAACCAGCCCCGCCGCCGTAGAACGCATCCAGCGCAACACCGGCCTTCTGGTCATCGTCAATCTGGGTCGCGCCACGATTGCTCCCGCCCCCACCCCCACCCCCTCCGCCATCGCCACCGCCAGCGATGACCTGGGCCCATTGGGAGGCGACGCAGCATGAGGCCTATTCTGATTGGCCTCACTGGCCGCGCCCGCTCCGGCAAGTCGACAGCCGCCGAACACCTGGTTGGCACTTACCTTCTGGAGCACTACGCATTCGCTGATCCGCTCCGCGATGGCTTGATGGCGATCTTCAACCTCGACCCTACCGACTTCGAAGACAATCGCAAGGAGCAGCCACTGGCTTGGCTCGACCGCTCGCCACGTCAGCTGATGCAGTCAATGGGCACTGAGTGGGCACGCAACACCGTGCACCCAGATGTATGGGTAAAGCTCGCTGAACAAAACCTCGATTACATGACGAAGGCGCTGGGCGCGGTGCTGGGCTTCGTCATCAGCGACGTGCGCTTTGAAAACGAAGCGGACCTGATTCGTCGCCGCGGCGGCACGGTCATTCATATTTTTCGGGCCGATGCACCAGCCGTGAACCCTCACGTCAGCGAGGCCGGGGTAGCTGCTCATAAGGATGATCTAACGCTGACTAATTACGGCACGGTCGAGGAGTTCCTGCGCTCGCTGGATAAGGCGTTCCTGATGGTTCGCCGCATCCAGCAACACTCCGAACATCTCACAGCCTGAGGCCGCAGCCATGAACCGCACCCTGGATCAAACCGCAGCTTTGCTCGGGCTCAAGCCCCGCGCCTTCCGCACCAGGTTGCGGGAACTTGGCGTGATCAACTCATCAGGCGACCTGGCCAGCGCCCATCGCGAGCGCGGCTACCTGTTTTCGGACGCTCGCGTTCGCTGGAATCCAATGATCGGCAAGCCCGTGCATTACGCCGTAGTGATGGTCAAGGAAGCCGGCGTTGAGTGGATCGCCAAGAAGCTGGACATCACTATCACCAACAAGGACGCAGCAGCATGAAGACGCCGAACGCCATCAACTCCGCTGTAGGCGCCCTGAAATTGGTGCCGATGTACCTCAACCACCCAACGGTAATCAGCCGCGCCACTCTGATCGGCGCCTCAGCCGAAGCCGTTGAACTGCTGGAGGCATTGCCCTGCGTGTCGGTCGAGCTGGCCGAAGTTTTCCGCTGTGTCGATGCAGTGATCTCCGAAGGCCAGGTCGCTTATGTGACGCCGGTGAAGTGCCCGGAATATCCCTACGGCGCCGTCGTTGCGGACGTCGAAGGCAACGTCCTGGCAGCGGCCAAGGGCAAAAGCAAAGAAGGTCTCGCCGAACTGATCCGCCTCAAGCTGGTGCCCCAAAAGGAGGGGCAAGGGGAGGATTCCGCGTGACAACCACTCTGGACCAACTCCGGCGCCAGTTCGCCACGCCGTGCCCAAGCTTGACCGCCGTGCGTGAACAGTACTTCACGCATATACGTACCGACCGTTACCTACTGAGCGAAATCAAGGCCGGTCGGATCGCGCTGGTGGTTAAGCGGCTGCACTGCTCCGCCCGCGCCAAGCCAGTCGTTTACCTCCACGACCTGGCCGATTACCTCGACGCCCAAGCAACGAAGCAAGCGGCCTGATTCAAACGGTAGCCCCTGCCGATCAGGGGCGACACATCCAATGAGGCACAGCACATGAACACCAAAGCACGTCCCTTTATGGACACCCTGCGCGACATTGAGGCCGGTGGCCTACTGGACGAACTCACCGAAGCCCAGCACAGCCTGATCGACGCCATCCGTATGACCGGCAAGGGCGGCGATCTAACCATCAAGCTCACCTACAAGCCTGATGGCGGCGGCCAGATGACCGTGAAGGCCGACGTTAAGACCAAAGAGCCTGTTCTGGCTCGCGGTACATCTCTGTTCTTCCTTACGCCCGAAGGCAACATCACCCGCCGCGACCCACGCCAGCAGGAAATCCCGCTGCGCAGTGTCGTGGAGGAGCCCGGGCCTGGCGCTTTGCGCCAGGTCAGTCAGTAACACCCGCCCCACCAACCTCTCACCAAATTTTCACCCACTGGAGCACATCCAATGCAACAAGCCCTACAGCACATGGTCACCCTGGCTCAGTCCCTCGGCAAACCAATGGAGGTCCCGGGCATACCTGCGCCGCTGGCACTCGTACCGAACGGGGTCAGCATCGAAAGCCTGGAACACCTGCTGCCCGCACCTTCACGCATCAAGCAGAAGCTCACCGTGCTCGATGCCGAGTCGTTCATCAGCTACGTGAATCGCTTTTCCACTCAGGCCACGGCAGTGTTTTGCAACGGCCCCGAAGGCCGGACTTTCACGGCAGTCATCGACTACCACGATCCGGCCACACCCGCGTGGCGCGATCATGAAGCGACGTATCGCTGCCCGACCACCGTTGAATGGGGCAACTGGAAGGAAAAGGATCGCAAGCGCATGGACCAGGCTACCTTCGCCGAATTCATCGAAGACAACGTGAAAGACATCACTCACCACCCCGAGTATGAGAACACCCCAAGCGCTGCCGACATGCTAGAAATCAGCCGCACCCTGGAAGCCAAGAAGAACATCACGTTCCGACAAGGCACTCGCCTTGACAACGGCCAGGTGCAATTGACCTACAACGAAGAGATCGACGGGCGCGCAGGCGAAGCTGGCCAGTTGCGTATCCCCGAAGAGTTCTTCATTGCGCTCAAGCCGTTCCTCGGCGGCGATACCTTCTGCGTGCCCGCCCGCTTCCGCTACCGCATTCAGGAAGGTCGCTTGGTCATGTGGTACGAACTGGTGCGCGCCGACAAGGTGCTCGAAGAAGCCTACCACGCCGTGCGCGCCAAGATCGAAGGCGACATCACCAACGTGCCGCTCTATGAAGCCACGTTCTAACTAACTCCCTGCAACACCCCGTCGCCGTCCTCTCACCAAAACTGTCCGGCGGCGGGCTCTAATGAGGCGCAGCACATGCAAATCGAAACTTACATCATCGTCGCCGGCCTGCTCGTAGGTTGGATTGCGACAGCGTTTTTCCTTATTAAAGCACGCAAGAAAGCCTTCGCGCGCGGCTTTGATCGTGGCGCCAACCTGGCCCGCGAGCAGAATGCCGCATCGTCAGCCTGCACCCTTGAAGACCACGAACTGATGACGAATGTCACCACGTCACTGCGACTCGCCGTCGAAACTTGGCAAGCGTTCCAAGGCACAGAAATCATGGTCGGCAGGGTGAACAAACAGCGCCTGCAGCTTAGCGCCTTTGCCGCGAAGATGTGGCTGGCGGCCTACCCTGCGCAACTTGATGCGGAGGCATGATGATGGAAGTCCAAAGCGAAACCCTTGCCGATGAAGAACTGGCGACCATCACCGGCTATCAGATCCCCTCCAAGCAGATCCAGTGGTTGACCGAAAACCACTGGGAGTTTGTTCTGACAGGCGCTCGCCGCCCAATAGTTGGCCGGATTTACGCCCGAATGAAACTGTCAGGAGTCAAACCATCCGCTGTTAATACCGTGGCTGAAACATGGTCGCTCGACCTTGCAAAGGTGGGCTGACTGATGCGCCAGAGAAGTAAAGCCAATAGAGATCTGCCACCACGGATGATACGGCGCACCCGCAAGGGTAAGAGTGGAAAGACTTGGACATCGTATTACTACGACGGGAGAACTACCGACGGGAAGCGGAAGGAAATACCACTCGGAACAGACCTCGATCAGGCCAAAGTGGAATGGGCAAGACTGGAGCGCAAGACACCGCCTAAGCCTACCCATCTGATGAGCTATGTATTTGATCGCTACGAAAAGGAAATCATCCCGGGCAAGTCGATACGCACCCAATCCGACAACCGCAAGGAACTCAAGCAGCTAAGAAGAGCATTTGAGGGCGCCCCTATTGAGTCGATCACGCCTCAGGTAGTAGCGCAGTATCGTGACGCAAGGACAGCCAAGGTGAGGGCCAATCGTGAGATCGCCCTGCTCTCCCATGCATTTACCATTGCACGAGAATGGGGGCTGACTGACAAAGCAAACCCTTGCTTTGGCGTTCGCCGCAACAAGGAAAAGCCACGTGACTATTATGCCGGTGAAACCGTATGGAACGCGGTATACGCGGAAGCAGTACAGGAACTCAAGGACGCGATGGATCTGGCCTACCTGACCGGCCAACGTCCCGCTGATGTGCTCAAGGTTGCAGCCACCGACTTGAGCAATGGCTTTTTGCTGATTGGTCAGGGCAAGACCGAAAAACGTCTCCGTCTGCGCTTGGAAGATGACGGAATCCAATCCGGCCTGAGTAGCTTTATCGACGACCTGCAAGAACGCAGAGCCGTCAATGGAATCCGCACGTCAACTTTGATAACAAACGCGTCTGGACTTCGAATGAGCCAGCAGATGTTGCGCAACAGGTGGGACGACGCAAGAGAGAAAGCTGCGATAAAAGCCGCCACTGATGGTGATCCCGCGCTGGCTACTAGCATTAGGCAGTTCCAGTTCAAGGATATCAGGCCGAAAGCCGCTAGCGAAATCGAGTTAGCTCATGCTAGCCGTCTGCTGGGCCACTCAACTGAAGAGATAACAAAGAGAGTTTATAGGCGAGTGGGTGAGGTAGTTAAGCCAACAAGATAATTTTAACTTAGTTAAGATAAATTCAGGCTTGTCTAGAAATCACTCAAAGTAATAAAAAAAATAGTCTGATATCGCACACAATAAACCTATGAACGCGCACGATCCATGTTGATCTGGCTAAAGTAACCGCTTGTTAAAGATGCCCAATAACATTAACTCACTCAACGGGGCGACCTTCTATAAGTGAAAGGATATGCGAAACCATTTTATCGACTTGAAAAGGCTTGGTGAGTACAGACATCCCTAGAGGCAGTTGTTCGCTCCCTATTATCGAGCTCTCAGCATAGCCCGTGATAAACAAAACCTTGAGATCCGAACGAAACACGCGAGCAGCGTCGGCCATCTGACGTCCATTTAGCCCGCCAGGCAAGCCAACATCTGTGATAAGCAGATCGATTCGTAAGTTAGACTGCAGCAGTTTAAGGCCAGCAACGCTGTCTACTGCCTCGATCGAGACGTAGCCAAGATCGTCCAGAATATCTGAAACCAGCATACGAACAGAGGGCTCGTCGTCAACAACTAATACCGTCCCTCCCTTTATCAGCTCCTGGAGATGCAATCCGGGAGACTCGGGTGTATCCGCTTCGACTACTGTTTCGTCATCATAACGGGGAAGGTAAATATGCACCGCTGTGCCATGCCCTTCCTCTGAATTGATACGAACCTGCCCACCTGACTGCTGAGCAAATCCATAAATCATGGACAGCCCAAGACCAGTACCTTCGCCGAGAGGCTTGGTGGTGAAGAAAGGCTCAAAGGCCCGGGATATTACTTCAGGCGACATGCCTACACCCGTGTCAACCACACGGAGTGAAAGGTAGTCTCCAGTCGAGACCTGGTGTAGATGTGAATCTTGCCCATCAATGAACTGATTAGCCGTTTCAATGGTTATTCGACCACCACTAGGCATCGCATCACGTGCATTAATACAAAGATTTAAAAGTGCATTTTCTAACTGTGATGGATCCACCAAGGTAACCCAAAGCCCCGGCGCACTGATGACTTCCACTGTGATACTAGGGCCAACTGTTCGCTGGATCAGGTCCTGCATTCCATCAACGAGCCGGCCGATATTTGTTGGTCTAGGGTCGAGTGTCTGGCGACGGGAAAAGGCAAGTAGCCGATGGGTCAAAGCGGCGGCACGCTTTGATGCATCCTGAGCTACTGCTATATAACGCCCTATATCGCTAAAGCGCTCCTGGCGTAGTCGGATCAGCATGATTTCCAACGCCCCCGAAATGCCAGCTAGCAGGTTATTAAAGTCGTGTGCTAAGCCACCAGTCAGCTGTCCAACGGCCTCCATTTTTTGAGATTGGCGCAGTCTCTCTTGTGCTTTGATCAACTCAGCAGTACGCTCCGCGACGCGCTGCTCGAGCGTATCATTCAAAGCCCGCAGCTCTGTTATTGCGCGATCACGTTCCGCTTCGATAGCTCGCCTACCCTCAACGTCTATGAGAACTCCTGGGAAACGAAGGGGTATACCCTCAGGCGAGTGCTCCACGAAACCATTGGCCTCTAGCCAGTAATAACGTCCGTCATTACGCTTCACGCGATACTGATGTGCGTACGCGCCTCCACGCGTTCTGGCGTCGTGAATGGCAGATGCCAAACCTTGCTGATCATCCGGATGAACAGTGGCCACAATTTGAGCGAAAGGGATGCCCACTCGTCCAAGTGCTGGGTCAAGCCCAAATGCGCTAGCGAACGCTTGGTCGACATTGAAAAGGTCCGTTTGCAGGTCCCAGTTCCACGTTCCTATTATTGCACCTGCATCTAGTGCAAGCTGCACCCTCTGCACGTTTTCTTGCGCAAGGGCTTCGCTAATGCGAAGACGCTCCTCTGCTGTCCGTCGTTCTGTTACATCGATTACAAATCCTGGGAAACTTATCGGTTCTCCTTGTTCATCGTAATCAACTCGTCCGCTCGCGAGCAGCCAATAATATTTGCCGTCTGAGCGCATCACTCGATATTGATGAGAATAAGCACCACCTAGGACGATGGCCCTTTCAATTGCAGCGTCCAAGCTCGGCCTGTCTTCAGGATGAACGTGTTCAAGAACTCTGCCGATGGGGATTTCAACGTTGACCAGGGCTAGATCAAGTCCAAACGCTTTGGCGAATCCTGCGTCTCCGGTGAAACAGTCTCGCTTTGGGATCCAATTCCAGGTCCCAATAACTCCACCAGCCGTTAAGGCGACACTCAGATGCTCTAGGTCCTGACGAGCGCGCGCGTCACGTTCCATTTGTGCATCGGCCGCAGCTAATCTCGAGCGAAGCGCCTCGTTCTCAGATCTCAGATAATCGGTTTCACTAAACTCACTAGTCATTAGAGTTCACTGCGTCGCCCTGCAGGTGGAGAGATTAAGCCGTCATTGAGATTTGTCTTACCGCAGAAGGTTCACACTACTGCGAGTGAAAATAGAGGGCAACCCCCTCATCACTGACCAATACAATCTTGTCGTGGCCAAAATCCCATTCTACTGCCGGCTAGCTAGGTAGCACGCATGTTTCCGTGTCAAGAGTAGTCAGGCTGACTGAGTATTAAATGCGGCTGACAGTTGAGCAGTCGCACCTTAAAAGGACAACTTATTACCGTCTAGTAAGTCATGCATTCTTTTGCGAAAAAGCCCATTTCGTTCAATTTTAAGCCATTTATGAAAGCCTAGCCGCAGAATAATTGAACGCTTGAGCCGTACCCTAAACGCCCTAAATTCATCAATGCCGTGCAGGTTGTTGCGGAAGTGATTCGAAAAGATGCGGAAGCGGTAGGCATATCGCAGCAAATAAAAAACCCCGCAGACGTTAATCTACGGGGTTTCTAAGAGTGGAGGCCGAGGTCGGAATCGAACCGGCGTAGGCGGATTTGCAATCCGCTGCATAACCATTTTGCTACTCGGCCTCAAACGACAAATGCTCTGATCGCTAACATTCACCGCATAAAAACTTGAGTGGGCTATAAAACCCTGCCTCTACTCTAAATCATTGAATACATTGAAGTTTTTAATGCTTCGTTGCGTTCGATGGGCGCCATTATGTACTCATTTGCTTTTACCTGCAACCCCTTGATTTCAAAAATATTTCGTATTGGCATCAAGGGGTTGCGCACCTGCCCTACTCCTCGATGAGCTGTTGCTGATACTGCGAGTCAGCCTGGATCTGGGCGTCGGTGAAGGGCAGCGGGCGCAGTTTTTTCTCGGAGAAGGCGCGGGTCTGGTCCTTCGAATACCCAGAGACAGGGTTGCTGGATTCGGAGAATGCCAATACGCCCATGGCCTGCGGGCCGTGGTCGTCGAAGGTGACGATTTGCAAATAGCTGGTGCCGCTGACGACTTCGCGTTTGCCATCGGCACGTGGCACGGTTTGCATCGCGTTATAGATGCCCAGCTGCTGCGGGCCGCCGTGCATCGGAGTTTGGCCGCTGACTTGGATGTCGCCCCAGCGGGTCAACCCAAGCTGGCCCACCGCCGCCGTCGAGGCCAGCATGGCTTCGCGCAGGGCGTTGGCCACGGGTTCGCGCTCGATGGCCAGCCCACGCGGAGTGGTCAGCGGGTGCGCCGGGTCGAAGGCGACGCGCCAGGCGTCGGGGAGTGCCTGCAGGTGTTCGAACAGATTGATGAAGTGCACCAGGCCGACGCCGCTGTCGAGGTTGGCGTGTTGGTCCCAGTGTTTAAGGCTGGTGCACAGTGGCTGCAATGTTGCCGCATCCGCGCCGAGGCGGTTGGCGCAGAACGCGAGCAGGTCGGGCATGACTTGGCTGGCGAGGTAGACCTCGTTGTCCATGACCATGTTTTGCAGGTCCGTCACCTTGATCGGTTGTTTGGCCAGCGATTGCAGGCGCTGCAGGGCGAATCGGGCGCGCGGTCCCAGGCCGATATGATCCTGGCTGATCACCGGCGAAAACCCGGTCAACGGCGCCTTGGGGTTGGCCATCCACGCTGAATCATTGGCGTGTTGCACGTAGTCGGTGCGTTCCAGCTGCGGCAGGTCGGCGGCGGCGAAGATGCCGGGTTGGGCGGCACGCGGGTCAATGTCCCAGGCACAGGCGCTGTGGGAGCCGTCGAGCACGATCAGTTGCAGGCCGGCGCGCGGGTCACTGCATTGCGCAAGTTTGGCCGCGCTGACGTTGGGTACCACTGACAGGTTCATGTACAGGCTCTGGCCTTGATCATCGGCGGCCAGGGTGTTGACCCACGGGATGCCTTGCAGGGTGTGCACCGAGGTTTGCAGCGCCTTGAGGCTGGTAGCGCGGTTCATGGCGTCCCACTGCTGCAGGACGCGGTCGTTGCCCAGGTTGGCGTCGCGCAGGCTGAAGGCATAGTGGCTGTCCCAATCCAGCTTGCCGGGCCATTGCACCACCGGGCCGAACTGCGAGCTGTACACCGTCTGCGCCTGCGGCCTCAGGCTGCCATCGGCCTGCTTGACCTGCACGGTGACGGAGGTTTTCTCCAGGGGAATGGATTGACCGTCGAGCAGGTAGCGCGTCGAATCCTTGGGATCAAGGGTCAGGCGGTAGAGGGTGAAATGCTTGGACGTGTCGACCGTGTGGGTCCAGGCCACATGCTGGTTGAAGCCGATGTTGATCAGCGGCAAGCCTGGCAGCGCGGCGCCCATCACGTCCAGTTGGCCGGGGATGGTCAGGTGCATCTCATAAAAACGCATGCCGCCCACCCACGGAAAATGCGGGTTGGCCAACAGCATGCCACGGCCATTAAACGAACGATCACGGCCTACCGCGACGGCGTTACTGCCGCGGTCGAGGCTGAAACGCTGCTGGTTGGCCGATGCCTGTTCAAAGGCTTTCAAACCGGGTTTCACACTGGCAGTGGCTTGAGGCGGTGTGGCGCCAGCCAGGGCGTCGGCAAATTGCCCGACACCGCCTTCCACCAGCAGCCTGCGCGTCAGCTTGATCACGTCTTGCGCCACAAGCGGTCGAACCCACGCCGCCTGGCATTGTGCCGGCGCGCCCTGCTCTTTCAGGTAGCGGTTGTAGCCGGCGACGTAGCCTTCAATCCGCTGCTGTATCTGTGGCGTCTGGGCGTTCCAAAAAGCGCTCACCGCTTGGGGTGTATTCAGCCAGGTGAAAAACACATCGCTGACAAGGTTGTTGCGCTCCTCCAGGGTCGCCTGTTCGGGGCCGAAATACTTGGCGCGCTCGCCGCTCACCGTGACCACTTCGTTGGCCAGCAGGCACAGGTTGTCCTGGGCATAGGCGTAGCCGATGCCATAGCCCAGGCCGCGTTCGTCGTTGGCGCGAATGTGCGGCACCCCAAACGTGG encodes:
- a CDS encoding deoxynucleotide monophosphate kinase; amino-acid sequence: MRPILIGLTGRARSGKSTAAEHLVGTYLLEHYAFADPLRDGLMAIFNLDPTDFEDNRKEQPLAWLDRSPRQLMQSMGTEWARNTVHPDVWVKLAEQNLDYMTKALGAVLGFVISDVRFENEADLIRRRGGTVIHIFRADAPAVNPHVSEAGVAAHKDDLTLTNYGTVEEFLRSLDKAFLMVRRIQQHSEHLTA
- a CDS encoding LexA family transcriptional regulator, whose protein sequence is MNLSEGELGRRSGVPQPTIHRIVTNAVASPRHQNVEKIAKALKVSSNWLWKGGDQSDQGAKQINGAAAEEHNVEPGPTIKGYVPLISWVQAGAWCEITDVKTLDDAELWLPCAASHSNQSYALRVRGLSMFNQHERRSFRDGDIIFVDPAKEAENGSLVIAKLVESQEATFKQLVMEGSRRFLKPLNPAWPEPIIELSQDATICGVVFSKLEIF
- a CDS encoding phage regulatory CII family protein, yielding MSRTDQSPATGPVLSLRKAIYRAAHDYRGGVTALALDMVLDYDSLQKKVKHDEERRWLDPDEMEEVIRLTADPCLLDALVRPAGAVWYKPIPVPATADALKAVGKMLEESGQFVACMHDGAADNIWEPHEVLLLEQRGMDVIREVLGIMAGARKAMEGTDNV
- a CDS encoding tyrosine-type recombinase/integrase; translation: MRQRSKANRDLPPRMIRRTRKGKSGKTWTSYYYDGRTTDGKRKEIPLGTDLDQAKVEWARLERKTPPKPTHLMSYVFDRYEKEIIPGKSIRTQSDNRKELKQLRRAFEGAPIESITPQVVAQYRDARTAKVRANREIALLSHAFTIAREWGLTDKANPCFGVRRNKEKPRDYYAGETVWNAVYAEAVQELKDAMDLAYLTGQRPADVLKVAATDLSNGFLLIGQGKTEKRLRLRLEDDGIQSGLSSFIDDLQERRAVNGIRTSTLITNASGLRMSQQMLRNRWDDAREKAAIKAATDGDPALATSIRQFQFKDIRPKAASEIELAHASRLLGHSTEEITKRVYRRVGEVVKPTR
- a CDS encoding YfdQ family protein, yielding MQQALQHMVTLAQSLGKPMEVPGIPAPLALVPNGVSIESLEHLLPAPSRIKQKLTVLDAESFISYVNRFSTQATAVFCNGPEGRTFTAVIDYHDPATPAWRDHEATYRCPTTVEWGNWKEKDRKRMDQATFAEFIEDNVKDITHHPEYENTPSAADMLEISRTLEAKKNITFRQGTRLDNGQVQLTYNEEIDGRAGEAGQLRIPEEFFIALKPFLGGDTFCVPARFRYRIQEGRLVMWYELVRADKVLEEAYHAVRAKIEGDITNVPLYEATF
- a CDS encoding DUF4224 domain-containing protein; the protein is MEVQSETLADEELATITGYQIPSKQIQWLTENHWEFVLTGARRPIVGRIYARMKLSGVKPSAVNTVAETWSLDLAKVG
- a CDS encoding TraR/DksA C4-type zinc finger protein, encoding MLSARCWASWLVRARLWRALTMSDDIDIANDAAEHFRQLALASRPRPTCSLSAQFCEDCDEPIPLLRQQTIQGCATCVSCQGLRERRR
- a CDS encoding pyocin activator PrtN family protein, which gives rise to MTTTLDQLRRQFATPCPSLTAVREQYFTHIRTDRYLLSEIKAGRIALVVKRLHCSARAKPVVYLHDLADYLDAQATKQAA